One segment of Paenibacillus sp. FSL R7-0337 DNA contains the following:
- a CDS encoding voltage-gated chloride channel family protein, with the protein MKRKYERWAELAARQSQLALWSTFVKWVILGGMVGLLAGSASALFLASLNAVTQVRLEHAWLLFLLPAGGALVSGMYMRYGKSSSKGNNLILEQIRQGNEAIPLRMAPLVLGGTLITHLFGGSAGREGTAVQMGGSLAEALGRWLRIGPLDRRILLMCGISGGFGSIFGTPLAGTVFGLEVIAIGLISHKALLPCFAASFTGDLVASRLWGVHHIHYQVDVFPSMDALVLVKVIIASILFGLCSLLFSELTHYLKRTFTAIIRNPMLKSAAGGLIIIALVYIAGSRDYLGLGLPLISSSFENGVSPFAFLWKLIFTAFTLGTGFQGGEVTPLFAIGASLGSSLAGVLHLYGPFLASLGFIAVFCGATNTPLACFIMGIELFGSGGAVYMFIACIISYLFSGHSGIYSSQLIGISKSALLPVPEGTTLATAKEQPAPK; encoded by the coding sequence ATGAAGAGGAAGTATGAACGGTGGGCAGAGCTTGCAGCGCGCCAGAGCCAGCTTGCGCTCTGGAGTACATTCGTGAAATGGGTGATTCTGGGGGGAATGGTCGGGCTGCTGGCAGGAAGTGCCTCGGCCTTGTTCCTGGCCAGTCTGAACGCGGTCACCCAGGTAAGGCTGGAGCATGCCTGGCTGCTCTTCCTGCTTCCGGCAGGAGGCGCGCTCGTCAGCGGAATGTATATGCGTTACGGCAAGAGCAGCAGCAAGGGGAATAACCTGATTCTGGAGCAGATCCGCCAGGGCAACGAAGCGATTCCGCTGCGCATGGCCCCGCTGGTCCTTGGCGGGACGCTGATTACCCATCTCTTCGGCGGCTCGGCCGGACGTGAAGGCACGGCAGTGCAGATGGGCGGCAGTCTGGCAGAAGCACTCGGCCGCTGGCTCAGAATCGGTCCGCTAGACCGCCGAATCCTGCTGATGTGCGGCATCAGCGGCGGCTTCGGCTCCATCTTCGGCACCCCGCTGGCCGGAACGGTGTTCGGCCTCGAGGTGATCGCCATCGGGCTGATCAGCCATAAGGCACTGCTGCCCTGTTTTGCCGCCAGCTTCACCGGTGATCTGGTAGCCTCCCGCTTGTGGGGCGTTCACCATATCCACTATCAAGTAGATGTCTTCCCCAGCATGGATGCACTGGTGCTGGTCAAGGTTATAATCGCCTCCATCTTGTTCGGCCTGTGCAGCCTGCTGTTCAGTGAGCTTACCCATTATCTGAAGCGGACCTTCACCGCCATAATCCGTAATCCTATGCTCAAAAGCGCCGCCGGCGGGCTGATCATTATCGCCCTGGTCTACATAGCCGGTTCCCGGGACTATCTGGGGCTGGGCCTTCCACTGATCAGTAGTTCCTTCGAAAACGGCGTATCGCCCTTCGCTTTTCTATGGAAGCTGATCTTCACCGCGTTCACTCTGGGGACCGGCTTCCAGGGCGGCGAAGTGACGCCGCTGTTCGCCATCGGAGCTTCCCTGGGGAGCAGCTTGGCCGGAGTTCTTCATCTATATGGGCCTTTTCTGGCTTCACTTGGCTTCATCGCTGTCTTCTGCGGAGCAACCAACACACCGCTTGCCTGCTTCATAATGGGCATCGAGCTGTTCGGCTCCGGCGGAGCGGTCTATATGTTCATCGCCTGCATCATCAGCTATCTGTTCTCCGGGCACAGCGGAATCTACAGCTCCCAGCTCATCGGCATCTCCAAAAGCGCCTTACTGCCGGTTCCCGAGGGAACGACGCTCGCTACCGCCAAAGAGCAGCCCGCACCAAAGTAG
- a CDS encoding sensor histidine kinase, whose protein sequence is MSAQSASPASEIRHWQMKWQEGPDDGGLQAPVTEDQGWIDVEAKAEMPLKPSGVSSAWTKITLPSYHYVSPSVYIQTIYALHVKVYVEDRLVFEGDRGFIMDNYSLLVPLDMRDNGKTLYIWTQTLQDRIGIKEQVMLGEHSILIKDYIKNGLIDVILGGAFIFVAAVLFVCAFFLNKEYFPVAASLSIVIASTGVLSVTYSPFMYTFYSYLGGLNVILFDVALLSLLPALTFLFEKIFGAGKYGIIRRFRKFQMAYSLFCCLLLIINALSGGRYVEFYYFISTNIIGIIMILQFILLIGCVIVFSLKRNKDAIIFACGFGTAALTGILELLWYYFRRGNYDLFYWKWALVVFILSLIVILGRRLAQNHSQVVKYSQELELFNNELQRSEKMEIISELAASVAHEVRNPLQVTRGFLQLLSEKSSGDEQRYLSMALSELDRAASIITDFLTFAKPEFEHVSLLYVNEEFMHIQSILLPLCHLNGGKMILEVEDGLWVKGNSSKFKQAMINIIKNSIESLGEEGTIHLLAYSRGDKVHIHIKDNGAGMEPAVLSRLGEPYFSSNKTKGTGLGLMVTFRIIEAMEGEIRFMSKKGAGTESITLLPRAEGPDDSNSR, encoded by the coding sequence GTGTCCGCGCAAAGTGCCTCCCCTGCCAGTGAGATCAGACATTGGCAGATGAAGTGGCAGGAGGGGCCGGATGATGGCGGACTCCAGGCTCCGGTAACGGAAGACCAGGGGTGGATCGATGTGGAGGCGAAGGCCGAGATGCCGCTCAAGCCTTCCGGGGTATCGTCTGCCTGGACCAAGATTACTTTGCCCTCCTATCATTACGTGTCCCCCTCCGTCTATATTCAGACGATCTATGCGCTGCATGTGAAGGTGTATGTGGAGGACCGGCTGGTTTTTGAAGGGGATCGCGGCTTTATTATGGATAATTATTCCTTGCTTGTGCCTCTGGATATGCGGGATAACGGAAAGACGCTCTATATCTGGACGCAGACGCTCCAGGACCGGATCGGAATCAAAGAGCAGGTGATGCTCGGTGAGCACAGTATTCTAATCAAGGACTATATCAAAAACGGGCTTATAGATGTGATTCTGGGCGGCGCTTTTATCTTTGTGGCGGCGGTTCTGTTTGTGTGCGCATTTTTCCTGAACAAGGAGTATTTCCCCGTGGCAGCTTCGCTCTCCATTGTCATTGCCTCTACCGGTGTGCTATCTGTAACCTACTCGCCCTTTATGTATACCTTCTATAGCTATTTAGGCGGGCTCAATGTAATTTTGTTCGATGTGGCACTGTTGTCCCTGTTACCCGCCCTGACCTTCCTGTTCGAGAAAATATTCGGCGCAGGCAAATACGGCATCATCCGCAGGTTCCGCAAATTCCAGATGGCCTATTCCTTATTCTGCTGTCTTCTCCTTATTATTAATGCTCTATCCGGGGGCCGGTATGTGGAATTCTACTACTTCATCTCCACCAACATTATCGGCATTATTATGATTCTACAATTCATTCTGCTGATCGGCTGCGTAATTGTGTTCTCCCTGAAGCGCAACAAGGATGCGATCATCTTCGCATGCGGCTTCGGTACGGCTGCTCTTACCGGGATCTTGGAGCTGCTGTGGTATTATTTCAGACGCGGTAATTATGATCTCTTCTACTGGAAATGGGCGCTGGTTGTATTCATTCTCTCGCTGATTGTGATTCTGGGGCGGCGGCTGGCGCAGAACCACAGCCAAGTGGTGAAGTATTCGCAGGAGCTGGAGCTGTTCAACAACGAATTGCAGCGTTCGGAGAAAATGGAGATTATCAGCGAGCTGGCAGCATCGGTAGCCCATGAAGTACGTAACCCGCTCCAGGTGACCCGGGGGTTCCTCCAGCTACTCAGTGAGAAGTCGAGCGGGGACGAGCAGAGATACTTGTCCATGGCGCTCAGTGAGCTGGACCGGGCGGCGAGTATTATTACCGATTTTCTGACCTTTGCCAAGCCGGAATTTGAACATGTCTCCCTGCTGTATGTGAATGAAGAGTTCATGCATATCCAGAGCATACTGCTGCCATTATGCCATTTGAACGGGGGCAAAATGATTCTGGAGGTGGAAGACGGTCTGTGGGTCAAAGGGAATTCCTCGAAATTCAAGCAGGCGATGATTAATATCATCAAGAACAGCATTGAATCCCTGGGGGAGGAAGGTACAATTCATCTGCTGGCCTACAGCCGGGGGGATAAGGTGCATATTCATATTAAGGATAACGGGGCAGGCATGGAACCGGCTGTACTTAGCCGTCTGGGCGAGCCGTATTTCTCCTCCAACAAGACGAAGGGTACAGGGCTAGGGCTGATGGTTACCTTCCGTATTATTGAGGCGATGGAGGGCGAAATCCGCTTTATGAGCAAAAAAGGAGCCGGAACCGAGTCCATCACCCTTCTGCCGCGTGCAGAAGGACCGGACGATTCCAACTCCCGATAA
- a CDS encoding NHLP leader peptide family RiPP precursor, producing the protein MSVGVLKNQVIQKAWEDPAFKQRLLADPKAALQEALGINLPDNITLKTVEEGSNEFYLVIPPSPSSDVMKTRITPMGTW; encoded by the coding sequence TTGTCAGTAGGAGTTCTTAAGAATCAGGTAATTCAGAAGGCGTGGGAAGATCCGGCATTCAAACAAAGACTGCTTGCAGATCCGAAGGCAGCACTCCAGGAAGCGCTGGGCATTAACCTTCCTGACAACATTACACTGAAGACCGTAGAGGAAGGCTCGAATGAATTCTACCTGGTCATTCCCCCAAGCCCGTCTTCCGATGTAATGAAGACACGTATCACCCCAATGGGAACCTGGTAG
- a CDS encoding family 20 glycosylhydrolase: MSDDVHLQLFPRPHKITVSAGQFHLPSRGSIVLAGEDPLSALPAARRLQQTASEVVRLSLPLSIGQRSAAVPACTFHYNALLAEGAYELHVNEKGLIAAYGSPQGAYYAAATLKQLLQQYGRTLPYLHICDQPDFAARGLMLDISRNKIPTLDTLYRIIDLMADLKLNQLQLYIEGAPFAYESFPQVWELETPLTGDEILRLDAYCRERYIELVPNQNSFGHMEGWLTRPEFNHLAEIPAGFMLPDQMVDSDLYPEGLFMPPGTFHTEDPEVLQLLGSMYDDLLPYFSSEMFNVGCDETYELGLGASQALAESSGKGELYLSFLQKIHGLVKQRGKTMQFWGDIIIQHPELIPRLPKDIIAMEWGYSAAHPFEADTRKFKEAGIPFYVCPGTSSWNSLTGRTDNMLANLRSAAVHGKRNGAIGYLITDWGDFGHWQHLPVSYAGFAYGAALAWNVEGNLEADVAHYLNTAVFQDRSGTIGQLLLDLGNYYKLESGTVRPNDTEMSMLLRSHLEHVQLAVKLPVEQLHQLEQYILGLEARLEQPVLECSDAGLVIEELRSGIHFVKHAVQLTRLKQQLAAADPKLKAAKVQALIHDLDLLLHQYRQLWTRRNRPGGLERSISKLVRLRGEYTALAAKLDAEAVR, translated from the coding sequence ATGTCTGATGATGTTCACTTACAGCTTTTTCCACGGCCGCATAAGATCACGGTATCCGCAGGACAGTTCCACCTTCCTTCCCGGGGCAGCATTGTGCTGGCCGGTGAGGACCCGTTGTCCGCCCTTCCCGCAGCCCGCAGGCTTCAACAGACCGCTTCCGAGGTGGTCCGTCTCAGTTTGCCTCTGTCCATAGGGCAGCGGTCTGCCGCAGTTCCGGCTTGTACTTTCCACTATAACGCACTACTTGCAGAAGGAGCCTATGAGCTGCACGTTAACGAAAAAGGCCTAATTGCCGCTTACGGTTCGCCGCAAGGTGCTTATTATGCAGCCGCGACGCTGAAGCAGCTCCTGCAGCAGTACGGCCGGACGCTGCCTTATCTGCATATCTGCGATCAGCCGGATTTCGCAGCCAGAGGACTGATGCTTGATATCAGCCGCAACAAAATCCCCACGCTGGATACCCTGTACCGGATCATTGATCTCATGGCGGATCTCAAGCTGAATCAGCTGCAGCTATATATAGAAGGAGCTCCATTTGCTTACGAGTCCTTCCCGCAGGTATGGGAGCTGGAAACTCCGCTCACCGGCGATGAAATTCTGCGCTTAGATGCCTACTGCCGCGAGCGGTATATTGAGCTGGTGCCAAACCAGAACAGCTTCGGCCATATGGAGGGCTGGCTGACCCGGCCGGAGTTCAACCATCTGGCGGAGATCCCCGCAGGCTTCATGCTCCCGGATCAGATGGTTGATAGCGATTTATACCCGGAAGGATTGTTCATGCCTCCCGGGACCTTCCATACGGAAGACCCTGAGGTATTGCAGCTCCTGGGCTCGATGTACGATGACCTCCTTCCCTACTTCAGCTCAGAGATGTTCAATGTCGGCTGCGATGAGACCTATGAACTGGGACTTGGCGCAAGCCAGGCGTTGGCGGAGTCTTCCGGCAAAGGCGAGCTGTACCTCTCCTTCCTGCAGAAGATTCATGGACTGGTCAAGCAGCGCGGTAAAACCATGCAGTTCTGGGGCGATATCATCATCCAGCATCCCGAGCTGATCCCCCGGCTGCCGAAGGATATCATCGCCATGGAGTGGGGGTACAGCGCGGCTCATCCTTTTGAAGCGGATACCCGCAAATTCAAGGAAGCAGGCATCCCGTTCTATGTCTGTCCGGGAACCAGCTCCTGGAACTCGCTCACCGGGCGGACCGACAACATGCTCGCCAATCTGCGCAGCGCTGCGGTACATGGCAAGAGAAACGGCGCTATCGGCTACCTGATTACCGATTGGGGCGATTTCGGCCACTGGCAGCATCTGCCGGTCAGCTATGCCGGATTCGCTTACGGGGCAGCGTTGGCCTGGAATGTAGAGGGGAATCTGGAGGCGGATGTGGCTCATTATCTGAACACGGCAGTCTTCCAAGACCGCTCAGGAACCATCGGGCAACTGCTGCTTGATCTGGGCAACTACTACAAGCTGGAGTCGGGCACAGTCCGCCCGAATGATACGGAGATGTCCATGCTGCTGCGCAGCCATCTGGAGCATGTTCAGCTGGCTGTGAAGCTGCCTGTAGAGCAGCTTCACCAATTGGAGCAATACATTCTTGGCCTCGAAGCCAGGCTTGAGCAGCCGGTTCTGGAATGCAGCGATGCCGGGCTGGTCATAGAAGAGCTGCGCAGCGGCATACACTTCGTGAAGCATGCCGTGCAGCTCACCCGGCTCAAGCAGCAGCTCGCCGCAGCCGATCCGAAGCTTAAGGCAGCGAAGGTTCAGGCGCTGATCCATGACCTGGATCTGCTGCTCCACCAGTACCGCCAGCTATGGACCCGTCGCAACCGGCCGGGCGGCTTGGAGCGCAGCATCTCGAAGCTGGTCCGCCTGCGCGGGGAATATACCGCACTTGCCGCCAAGCTGGATGCAGAGGCTGTTCGGTAG
- a CDS encoding sensor histidine kinase, with amino-acid sequence MKLASTKTAAVFIMLLLVITIIPAGIAIEWDGHTEAEIPSWELKWETAGNSGIEAATAGPAAEWTRVRAREARPLPPSGTPSAWMRLTLPPTGATSAILIDRVFGDNLKAYIDNRLIYDSSGDVEYSGNKVLIPIPALDSAKPLYLWNAGSGEFGIEGDVRVGSYNQLLSFYVKQDLVDVVLGAAMIFMAGALLICLLFLKPEFFYSGFFLALVILSFGVLLLTYSPFLTLILSRGDRLRQISFDLALFTIMPAFTLYFEQLFGPGKRGFTTRVRKFQLAYSLICTAALILNAALSFRLDALYAVLTINATGVLMIAQFVYLLYLAFSYARRGNSDAILFTAGFSVFALVSVAELLRYFLSMERYHLYWWKWGMVVFILSLIAILGKRFAGSHEKALEYARELEKFNNELQRSEKMEIISELAASVAHEVRNPLQVTRGFLQILGERSGNKEKEYLKMAVGELDRASVIITDFLTFAKPGLDIVDVFEVSGELRHVSGILLPLANLQGGSIDLRLQQELQVTGSPAKFKQAFINLIKNSIESLQEEGQIVVTAWRTGNWVIISVKDNGEGMKVSELARLGEPYYSNKTKGTGLGLMVTFRIIEAMNGTIKFNSRKGEGTEVLIKLPASTRN; translated from the coding sequence ATGAAGTTAGCATCAACCAAAACAGCCGCAGTCTTCATTATGCTGCTGCTTGTAATAACCATCATTCCAGCGGGAATCGCCATAGAATGGGACGGACATACAGAAGCGGAAATTCCATCCTGGGAGCTGAAGTGGGAAACGGCTGGGAATAGCGGTATAGAAGCTGCAACGGCAGGGCCGGCCGCCGAATGGACGCGGGTACGGGCCAGGGAGGCCAGGCCCCTTCCGCCATCTGGTACCCCTTCCGCTTGGATGCGGCTTACCTTGCCCCCTACTGGAGCAACTTCCGCTATTCTGATCGATAGAGTATTTGGCGACAACCTGAAAGCATATATAGACAACCGGCTAATCTACGATTCCAGCGGGGATGTGGAATATAGCGGCAACAAGGTGCTGATTCCGATCCCGGCGCTAGACAGTGCGAAGCCGCTCTATCTGTGGAATGCGGGAAGCGGGGAGTTTGGAATCGAGGGGGATGTAAGGGTCGGCAGCTATAATCAGCTGCTGTCCTTTTATGTGAAGCAGGATCTGGTGGACGTTGTGCTCGGAGCCGCCATGATCTTCATGGCTGGAGCGTTGCTGATCTGCCTGCTGTTCCTTAAGCCTGAATTTTTCTACAGCGGTTTCTTTCTGGCCCTGGTCATCCTGTCCTTTGGAGTGCTGCTGCTGACATACTCTCCGTTTCTGACGCTGATTTTAAGCCGGGGGGATCGTCTGAGACAGATCAGCTTCGATTTGGCCCTGTTTACCATTATGCCGGCGTTCACGCTTTATTTTGAACAGTTATTCGGACCGGGCAAGCGGGGCTTCACTACCCGTGTGCGTAAATTTCAACTGGCATATTCCCTGATCTGTACCGCAGCGCTTATTCTGAATGCCGCACTTTCCTTCCGGCTGGACGCGCTGTATGCTGTTCTGACTATTAACGCAACCGGTGTACTAATGATTGCCCAGTTTGTCTACCTGCTGTATCTGGCGTTTTCTTATGCCCGCAGGGGCAATTCAGATGCCATCCTTTTCACTGCCGGCTTCTCCGTATTTGCCTTGGTCTCCGTGGCGGAGCTGCTGCGTTACTTCCTTTCAATGGAGAGATATCATCTGTACTGGTGGAAATGGGGCATGGTGGTATTCATTCTTTCCCTGATTGCTATTCTGGGGAAACGGTTTGCGGGAAGCCATGAGAAGGCGCTGGAATACGCCAGGGAGCTGGAGAAATTCAATAATGAGCTGCAGCGTTCGGAGAAAATGGAGATTATCAGTGAGCTTGCCGCCTCGGTGGCCCATGAGGTGCGTAATCCGCTCCAGGTCACGCGCGGGTTCCTGCAGATTCTGGGGGAGCGCTCCGGCAATAAGGAGAAGGAGTATCTGAAGATGGCTGTGGGGGAGCTGGACCGGGCCTCGGTGATCATTACCGATTTCCTGACCTTTGCGAAGCCGGGCTTGGATATCGTGGATGTATTCGAAGTCTCGGGGGAGCTGAGGCATGTGTCGGGAATCCTGTTGCCGCTGGCTAATTTGCAGGGCGGCTCGATAGATCTGCGTCTGCAGCAGGAGCTTCAAGTGACGGGCAGTCCGGCCAAGTTCAAGCAGGCATTTATTAATCTGATCAAGAACAGCATTGAATCACTGCAGGAGGAGGGGCAGATTGTCGTAACGGCCTGGAGAACAGGCAACTGGGTAATCATCAGCGTGAAGGATAACGGCGAGGGGATGAAGGTCAGCGAGCTGGCCCGGCTGGGAGAACCGTATTACTCCAATAAGACCAAGGGCACGGGGCTTGGCCTCATGGTCACCTTCCGTATTATTGAAGCAATGAACGGCACGATTAAGTTCAACAGCCGCAAGGGCGAAGGGACCGAGGTGCTTATTAAATTGCCGGCCTCCACCAGGAATTAG
- a CDS encoding helix-turn-helix domain-containing protein, whose product MPKLMDYMISPYPVRIIDPKVEAARLRLKSIRIGQAGHLPGRTLFRSGVTFEHWALVYIVAGGGTYTENGGPEQQVREGSLFFFRPGCSYSFGPPPGGYWDEYYINFSGSRVTEWLEAGMIAGGEVTRGDKAEELKASFEKVLAYMTGDVPGEADRAALLLEEMLLEYSLQLQGSRRPWQQEAMPLIREALNACIYEKPDLPRIAEDLHLSMSTLRRTVRRSSGYPLHEYIHRLKMAEAKHLLLNTSLQVQEIAGMLHYRDSFYFSRLFKKYMGLSPQICRNHI is encoded by the coding sequence ATGCCCAAGCTCATGGATTATATGATCAGTCCCTATCCTGTAAGAATTATTGATCCGAAGGTGGAGGCCGCAAGGCTGCGCCTGAAGTCGATCCGTATCGGGCAAGCCGGCCATCTGCCGGGAAGAACGTTGTTTCGTTCGGGTGTCACCTTTGAACACTGGGCCCTTGTATATATAGTCGCAGGAGGCGGAACTTATACGGAGAACGGAGGACCAGAGCAGCAGGTCCGGGAGGGAAGCCTGTTTTTTTTCAGACCCGGCTGCAGCTACAGCTTCGGACCGCCACCTGGCGGGTATTGGGATGAATACTATATTAATTTCAGCGGAAGCCGTGTCACAGAGTGGCTGGAAGCCGGAATGATTGCGGGTGGAGAGGTAACCCGGGGGGATAAGGCGGAAGAGCTGAAAGCCTCCTTTGAAAAGGTTCTGGCGTACATGACCGGGGATGTTCCCGGTGAGGCGGACCGGGCTGCGCTGCTGCTGGAGGAGATGCTGCTGGAATACTCGCTGCAGCTCCAGGGCAGCCGCCGCCCATGGCAGCAGGAAGCCATGCCGCTGATCCGTGAGGCGCTGAATGCCTGCATCTATGAGAAGCCGGATCTGCCGCGCATAGCCGAAGACCTGCACCTGTCCATGTCTACACTCCGGCGCACCGTGCGGCGGAGCAGCGGGTACCCCCTGCATGAATATATCCACCGGCTGAAGATGGCCGAGGCCAAGCATTTGCTGCTAAATACCTCCCTGCAGGTGCAGGAGATAGCGGGAATGCTTCATTATAGGGATAGTTTTTATTTTTCAAGGTTATTCAAAAAATATATGGGCCTCTCTCCGCAGATCTGCCGGAATCATATATGA